The Cucurbita pepo subsp. pepo cultivar mu-cu-16 chromosome LG05, ASM280686v2, whole genome shotgun sequence nucleotide sequence aNaaaaaaaaaaaaaaaaaaaaggaaaaataaaatgaaaatgaaaaatgatttcTCCCCGCTATTAAAATCTTCTAATCATCGTTCATCGACATGCAATGATCAAGTTTGAATGTAAGAtgcaaaaaaatattaagagttTAACACACCATCAACCttctataaaatatatatatatacacattaaGCTTAAAGGCTACCCGAATTTGACCAAATTAAttgagtttataaattttatcatatCAGTATAAACGTGACATGTTTAAAGATGTTTGTCGTCTTTAGAAATCAAGAGGTGTTATTCTATCAACGTTATTGTCGGTGGATCATAAGTGAGTTAGTTAGACCATatgtaattataattaaataaaatcggCATAATTCAAACGTTGAAGATTAAGACTCTTTTGGGTAGGTGAGTAGATCTTATCTCAATTATATGATAAAAGATTGACACTACGAGAAATTGTTGGTaagtttagtttttattaacTTACAACTTTGATTTCTATTAAGGACGTTCATATAACACGATAGTCTGACGAATCCAACTACTGAATCCAAACcatattaattcaatttataacATTCTTTTatgtaataaatgaaaatgtttgagatttaaaattgatgtaatattaattttataatttataatttaagttttaatattaattttaatagatataaaaatatttttgattaGATTGGAATTTAATATCAATCAATGAATGAAATAGTGTGTTGAGAAAAGATGCATTTTTTTAAGCCGAAAAAACctcataaacaaacaaaacaaaacaaaaagaaaaagctcatAAAATCATGTACgtgataaagaaaataaaatataaaatataaaataaaagattctgGAGCTCTCTGATTGGTCGCAAGAAAGTAACACGCACGCAACGCTAAGATACTTTTATTTCTCATCTttttataaatcaattttccAATTATATTGTCCATTTCTTGGGACAATCCACCAAATCCCACCTTATAAATATACATACCATCAATTTTCCAAGTAATTTAGAGACGTTGACGagacattattttaattagtacgaggtattttaagaaaacaaaaaaacaaaatcacgaGAGTTTAATGTTTCTATTTCAATGTTTGAGTCTAGACTACTCGTCTCTATTTATGCgctaatttttaatataattaatcaaaaaataatatagaaaattagtagtttaatataaaatgaaataaaaagagagagaaagtgtcGGTGAATAAGATGTAATTATGGAGTCCAAATGAATTGAGGggtttttgtttgcttttgattgaagaaaaatcttgtaattataaaagtttattaatgAGGAGTAGATGATTATGTGGGCTATACTTATTTCCTATTCTATTCATCATTATTTCCTAATTTATTATCGTCTCCGTCCCCGTCGTCGCCGACTCTGATTTTGCCCTAATCtctttatttcgtaaataaataaatagttttttaagaatattgtAACAGTTTGTTTGAAGAATCTTTATTCAAAtctccacaaaaataaatgaagaattttacggtgattgaaaatgaaataagaggTCGGGACCATCTTGATGGACATCTGACTCATTTTCGGGTCGTAGGCTTAAAGGAGCAAGGCGGTTTTAGGGTTTGATAGGTTGAAAGGCAAATGGTCCATTGAAGACATGGTTGAAGTAGGTAGACTTGGGTTGTACATagtcaaaaagaaaacaaaccaaCAGCTACACctcatgttttatttatagGAACCCCACAAAAAGATTGAACActacatgcatacatacatacattcAATTTTTCAACTAATTCCATCATGAAATTTTGACCCATAGCTACGGTGTTCGCTCACTCTACAAAAGTGTTTTGTTCTATCCATGTAAATGAATGACAGGCTCGTATGAAAATTGAGTGAGTTATGTTCGTTTAAGAAAATGAGATCATAGAGCTCTATGGGAGAATGGTTTTGTTTCGACTTTAATGATTTGAATTTGCTTATGTCATCGAGAGAAATCTTGCATCTGACTTTGTTTCATTGTCGGGGTTGATATCTATTTGAGTTTTGGTTCTAGTTGAAGCATTTGATTGTGGAAAACAGCTCCATCGTGCCCATTATAGCCGTCTTAGCTCATTTCATTTGTACGATCCAGCATCGTTCATAACTGTTTGATTTTCACTGTTGTTTTTTTTCGTCATTTGACTACTAAATTTCGTTTCGTTAGTAGCTCTTCACTATCGGTCGTGGGCATattttttggtatttaatttttgattgAATGGTTTGAGTTTTGCttattttgaagttcttaTTGCTATTTTGGTCGTTAGTGACCATGGATTGTAGGTACTCGTGGAGAGGTAGTCCTCATTGCTAACATCATCGTCTTTTCCGTTGTTATATTCCTCTTGTGGCAGGTATTTCGCAATTGCTAAGTTTGTGAGAATGGTCGATGAGAAAACGTGAGGTTCAAGATGTAGTGTTTGGTCTAGTTCACAGACGgtcaaattcaattcaacccGGGATTCGGTCTAGTTTGCAATTGGTTTGTTGCTTTTCGGCAAAATTTAGTCGATTAGTAGGTATTTTTTATCGATTCCTAGTTCGGTTCCACTAGGTAAGGTAATTTTCTATTTGGATGactaccattttttaaatgcttttAAATGGTTAGATATGTGTGTATGTGTGTAGCTTTGTGATTTACGTGTTTATACGAATCATTCAAATGTTATTGTATTTATGGGACCCTTCCATGCATTGAATCACATGATATTTCTAAAGATATCGAGGGTATGAGTTAATTCTACCATCACACGCACAAGCTAGTTATCCCCCATAGTTCTTGTCATAGACCGGTTGGTCATGTTTTGGGTCTAGTTATAGCTGATTGATTACTGCTTGCAGCCTCCGATAGATAACaggctatttttttttcaatctcgaGTGGGGGCATAGGTTGGTGGGTCccttttttaatgatttagaTCCCTCgatttactttatatttttgtcATGTGTGTATGCATATCTAACTCGAACATGAAAGTtacttactaaatatttttaatacccAACATTTTCAACGTGTAAGAGTCTTGACAAGATAAGTGAAAATGTCATTAACATATATTTGATAACGATATCATACaaattatgtatattttttcttgtacAAGGCATCAAATCTAGTACAGTATCACACAACGTTTATAGATCGACACTCATTCATATCTCGTTTTTTGATTTCTTAATTGTTCATccgataaaatatataataaataatttaaaaaaaataacttaagaaaatttgataataagGAAAAGCATAAGACAAGCATGATTACCATCTTAATAACTTATGTTCCACTactatcatcatcattattattcattttatataaatctaaaataataataataataataaaagtaaaaagtgaGTGAAGTGTAAAAtataatggaaaaaaaaaaaaaaaaaaaaagggtaatatTGTCTTTTACAAAATGATCGTTTTGGGTGGAGTCCAACCAAAAGGCCCAATAAAGAAAGCCCCATAAATCTAAAGCAACACATAAAGCATTCTGTCCATTGAGCCGTTGTGCGTGTGCTTGTTCCCCCCCTCTTCCaatttccccctttttttttattattcctttttctttttctttttcttataccttaagtaaaaaaacattttatttttatttttatttaccaaataattaaaaaaatcgaacttaaatggatgaaattaaaatcaaagtcgaaagaaaatgaataaattattatataaaagtaaaaaaatgactcTGCAGAATGAGTCCAGAATTCATACCCGCAATTTtccatatattaaaaaataaattagttaatttgaaattttaatgataatatttaaacaaaatactaattaCTCTAAGtcgattttttaatttgttaaaaattatgttatatataaaattttaaattttaattttttttaataaagataataattaCGTAAGAATTACACGCGAGAAGTCGATCCcaacaaaagtaaataaaagatttaattgaATAGAGAATAAAATAGGTAATGAAAAAAGTTTCCTGTCGCCAGTCGGGTGAACATGTTTAGTGAGAATGTAggttaaataatttaacctCCAATAATTTTAGGATGGTAAAGTGGGACCCATCTAAAATTTACCACAAAGACAAAAAGTAAATttgtgggaagagagagaaagaagagagagagagagaggggggcAGGAACACAAAGCTGATTtgtaagttaaaaaaaaaaaaaaaaaaaaaaaaaaaaaaaaaaaaaaaaaaacNaaacaaaaagaaaagccgaaatgaaacttttataattgaaattacaaACGTGACCTTCCAAATCCCAAAGAGAATTCTGCATGAATAAAATggtatttatttgtttaaaaatggaattaatCAATAAGCAAGTAGGTTACGTGGCAGCGGTTTAATGTGAACATTCTGTACGTTTGGATGAACGGCGTGGATGATGAGATGGTAGGATGCTTGCGTAGTAGTGGTTGTAGGGGATTGGGGGTCGACCAAAAAGTACTTAAAGCATAATCCTTAACCACCAAACAAAGAAAGCAAAAACTTCATGGGAATATGTGCTTTGCTCTCCCCTCAAATGCatccctattttttttttatttctttttttttttattctaaatttaaaatattttaagtattaaaatttaataatagcACTAGGTGGTCATGATCTCcatatacatttttcttttttctaaaattaaataaataaataaataaataaataaagcaaatCTATTTCCACTAAAACCGCCACGTGTAAGTTCGTGGGCATGGGTTAGCTTGCGTAGTGTCCTAATACAGAACCCGCGCTTGTATTTTTATGACTGTGATAAATAAGGAATattgattatttaattaattagttaattaattaattaataaaaggaggagagagaagagaattGGAGGTTGTGTTGACGTTAACCCCTAGTTGGGGGCGTCCAGATCTTGCAGCTGTAAGAAGCTTCCCTTTCTCACACCACTCACTCTCTCtctggttcttcttcttcttcttcttcttcttcttcgtcttctctCTCAAGAATATTGGATTGACACGAAAGCGATGAATTGGGGGAAATCAAACAAGATAACACAGATTCACGCAATTTCGCCATGAGAGCTCATCGTTTGagcttcttcattttctttctctcattATTCACTTCATTCATCGGAGCCTTCTCGCTTCTTCGCGATTCTGCCATTTCAACTAGGAGGATTCTGCATCAGCCTCTCTTTCCGATTGGCTCTGAGCCGCCGCCGGATATTGAGTTAAccccgccgccgccgcctcctgACTCTCCCTCCGACGTTCCGCCGTTTTTCCATGACCCGCCGACCACTCAAGATCAGACTCAACCGCCTCCTCCGTCTACCAATGGAACTATGCCTATCCCTGCTGCTACGGCGCAACAATCCAAGCCGACGAAGACCGTTGCGATTGCAATTTCGGTTGGGATTGTGACTTTGGGGATGCTCTCTGCTCTGGCGTTTTTTCTGTATCGTCACCGGGCGAAGCATCCGGGGGAGTCGCAGAAGCTTGTTGGAGGGAGTAATCCGGAGAGATTTCCGGAGGATTCGCGTGCGCCGCCGTCGAGTTTTTTCTATATTGGGACTGTGGAGCCGAGCCAGAGCTCTGTTGTTGAGCAGAATGGTGCTAATGGTGCCAATAGTTCGCCTTATCGCAAGCTGAATTCGATTAAGATGTCGGATCGGTACCGGCCGAGTCCGGAATTGCAGCCGCTGCCGCCTCTGCCGAAGCCGCCTATGGCTATGTCGCCTCCCGCTCTGTCGTCTTCGGATGATGAAAGCCAGAATACGGCATTCCATACTCCACAATGCTCGTCAATTGTTAGTCATGATGATGGCTATTTCTCACCGGCTTCTCGTCGAAGTAATTCTGTTAAGAGCTGTTCTACGGCAAGTTTTAAGAATGACCATATGAATTCCAATGCTCCTCCTATTCCTCATTCTAAAAGAACCTCTCCGAAATCTAGATTCTCGGTTTCTTCGACCAAGCGCAATACGTCTCAGCCTCagccaccaccgccgccgcctccaCCGCGTCCGCTTGATGACCTTCGTGAAATTCCGAATTCGAAAGAAACAATGCCTTTCTCTTCCACGAGACCTAAATTTTCGAAGCCTCCGCCTCCACCAAATTTGGCGCTTCTTCAAACAATTAGCAATTCCGCCACATATCCTCAAATTCAGAAAACTGCTgcacctccacctccacctccgccTCCACCGCCACCTCCACGGCCACCGCCGCATCCGGTTTCGTATTCAACGCCACAAAAACTAGGGTTATCGGAAACCAGAATGGCTCCAGTCACTNACCGCCACCTCCACGGCCACCGCCGCATCCGGGTTCGTATTCAACGCCACAAAAACTAGGGTTATCGGAAACCAGAATGGCTCCAGTCACTCCTCCAGATTCCTCCAAGTCACAATCCTATTCAACAGCGAGAACAAACTCATCTTCCAAATCCACACCGACATCTGCACCAGCAAATTCCGCTAAAGAAGATGTTGTCGAAAGGATTAATTCGATGGAAAGGCTTGAATCCGAAGATACAGAAGGTTCAAAACCGAGATTGAAGCCCTTGCACTGGGACAAAGTACGGGCAACCTCAGACCGAGCTACAGTTTGGGATCAACTCAAATCAAGCTCATTCCAGTAAGTTGGTCTGTTAATACCGATTCTTGCAGATTTTTTGAATATTCATGAATTTCTGAGCTGAGATTTTTTTCAGATTAAACGAGGACATGATGGAAACACTTTTTGGCTTCAATTCTGCAAATTCGGTTCCCAAAGAGGCCACGAGAAAGTCTGTTCTCCCCCCCGTTGAGAAGGAAAATAGGGTATTGGATCCCAAAAAGTCGCAGAACATTGCAATACTCCTAAGAGCTCTTAATGTCACGCGTGATGAAGTGATCGAAGCTCTTCAAGATGGTGAGTGCTTTCCCAAATTGGGGCTACTTACAATAATTTGTGATCTGACGTATGAACAATTATTTCACAACCGTGGCTTTGATCACCAGCGTGATTGCTTTTCATTATATGCAGTTTTGAGTATGTTTTAAGAATTAACCATATCTCCATCATTATCAGCATTAGAAGATTGCTCATCTTTCTGCATCCTTCATTTTAGTTCATCATATTTGGTTATGAATCTTCAAGAAATTcatgtttctttcttctgttcttcaatTATGGACTAAACAACTTTAGCTGATGAATTCTCCCGCATATTTCTTGGGGTTCTCAATTGAATAAATCAACCTTTTATGTACTAATTTAAGATTGTACATTCTTGATTGTTANCTGAATAAATCAAAATCTTGTTTTACCTTTTATGTACTAATTTAAGATTGTACATTCTTGATTGTTATACTGTGTTCCCATGTTACTGATTCCTAAGTTTTGTACAGAATTCATTCCTTGGTCATTACTTTTTACATCTCTAATATCAatgctcttttctttcttagcCACTTTCACTATTCCTCCTGACACATTTCCGCATTTTCACATTTACTGATGAGTTTCCGACCCTACCTTGCTTTTGTGCATTGATGTTGAATTTCCATAAAGGTAGTTGTCTTACGGTCGAATATCGTTCATTCTTTCTCTGTCaagaattataattaattccaTACTTCTAAAGGGCCTAGTGAAAGTACCTTGCTCTTTGATGTTTCGATTGCATCGCATCGAGAAAGAGATTCGTTGCCGTAAATGATTTTGGCTGGATTATTATCTCAAAGAGTCTATGTTGGAGTGAATAGTGAAAGATCTGGTGATTAGGAGCATAGTTTCTATCCATTATACGAAATTATTTGTCATTGGCCTGACTCGATATAATCCCAATTGCTTTCGACTGATAATATGTcctgttttaaaatgcatttggtGGTTACTTGTCTCTGTAATGTCATTCTCATCATATGAAACGTACTTTTTGTTGGCAACAGGTAACCCGGAAGGGTTTGGTACCGAGCTTTTAGAAACACTAGTGAAGATGGCTCcaaccaaagaagaagagataaAACTGAGAGAGTACTGTGGTGATGGTTCAAAATTAGGGACTGCAGAAAGATTTCTGAAGGCAGTGCTTGAAGTCCCATTTGCCTTTAGAAGAGTTGAGGCCATGCTGTACAGAGCCAATTTTGATTCAGAAGTGAAGTATCTAAGGAAGTCATTTCAAACGCTTGAGGTAATTTGtctaaatttcttttgatAAACATTATGAGATGCAATGAATTATTAGTTtgtctaaaatattttaattttctccaGGTTGCAAGTGAGGAATTAAAGAACAGTAGACTTTTTCTTAAACTCCTCGAAGCAGTTCTTAAGACGGGAAATAGGATGAATGTCGGTACGAATCGTGGTGATGCTAAATCCTTTAAGCTTGAGACCCTCTTAAAATTAGTAGATATAAAGGGAACGGATGGAAAGACAACATTGCTTCATTTTGTTGTTCAAGAAATTATCAGATCAGAAGGTGGTGCTGATTCAACTAGTGACAACCTTCAGCCCCGTTCGCAATCCAAAATCGAGGATGAATTTAGAAAGCAGGGCTTGCAGGTTGTGGCTGGACTGAGCAGAGACCTTAGCAATGTGAAAAAAGCAGCTGGTATGGACTCGGACGTCTTGAGCAGCTATGTCACAAAGCTCGAAATGGGGCTTGAAAAAGTAAGGATGGTTTTGCAATTCGAAAAGCCAGGAATGCATGGAAAGTTCTTCGACTCGATGAAAACATTCTTGAAGGAggcagaagaagaaatagtTAGGATCAAGGACGACGAAAGGAAAGCTTTATCTCTGGTGAAAGCGGTCACGGAGTATTTCCATGGCGACGCTGCCAAGGAGGGAGCTCATCCATTCCGAATTTTCATGATCGTTCGGGATTTCCTAACCATACTAGATCAAGTATGCAAAGAAGTTGGGAGAATGCAGGACGGGGTAATGGTGGGTGCTGCAAGATCCTTTCGGATATCAGCAACAGCCTCCCTCCCAGTCCTCAGCAGGTACAACGTCAAACACGACCGAAGTTCCGACGAGGATAGCTCATCTCCGTAAACTCCCATAACACAAGTACCTCTTAGGAAGCTTGTCAGGTTAGCTTTAATCCTCCACTGGGGGGAATTTCACTAGTTTCTTAGATCTCAAGCATCTTTCAGACCAAAAAAAGGAATGGCAAACAGAGAATCTCCTTTGGAGACAACGACGCCCCCAGCAAAGTTTGTCCATTACTCAAAACACAGATTCCTGAAGCGGAATCAAGTTAGATTTTGCagcaaaaaggcaacaaaGACATGATCAAAGTGATGAAGAAACACCAAAAACAGCATGGGAAGAAGCACGAAGGAGCAGTGGCAAAACCTGAAAGGTACGTCTCAATGAAAtgagataaataaaaagatagaaaGAGAGGAAATGAATGTTCCACTTAAGAATACACGGCTATAGATAGGACAGAGTACCCTATTTAGATCAGATTCCTACACATTTCCAGAGAAAAAGTAGAATGTTTTTGAGTTGCTGCTAATATGTTGTTGCATTTGTTCAAtgtttcataataataaatatcaatttttttgttcattgttcTTGATTGTTCTTGATTGTTCTTGATAAGAAGAATATATTCTGCAAAGTCATATCCTATCCCAAAGGGGTAATCTTAAAGCTTCAGTTGATTGTAGTGTGGGCtgtttttaattgaaaagaagTGTGTGCCAAATCTAGAAGGACACTCAAATCTATAAATTTCTGTTTTTGGTCAGTTGGAAATCTGGCACTTTCTTCTTTCTGCTTCTCATAGTTCACAGCTCACAAAGCTCTCTCTTTCCTCCATTGCATTttgttattctattttcatcCAATTTCTATCTGATTTCCTCAAGACTTTCATAAAACTATTAGAGGTAGCTGAAAATTTACAGtacaaagaaataattataaatatgtatgaaaagggtaaaaaagaaatgttttttttggtCCCTAAATCtatcttcatttattattcaaattttcacaaAATAGGCATTTCAATAATGTCAAATGATGATTGAACATAGGATTCTCCCATGAATGTTGCTGGATTTTTATAGATCTAGTGTgcaataatttgaaatttcctAATGTGTGAATCTCACGTTGACAAcacaatcccacattggtaGGGGagtagaacaaaacaccctttataaggatgtagaaatctcttccctaatagacgcgttttgtTTTAAAGCCGGAAAGAGAAAAACTAGACTATTTCTTCAAGTGTAatcttggttcattcatgtactcaTCATTTACTCGATTGTCACAGTCTATTTCTTCAAGTATGACGTGAAAGAACTTTTATTACTAGATCGATTCCTTCCTTATAAGAAAAGAGTTTTTTTAGGATAAGCTCTATTATACTTTAACTTGGTTTGTACCTTAAAAGGGTTTgaggtttaaaaaatataataacaataaattctaaaagaaaggaatcaaaatatattttaactaacatataataataataaataaataaataaagaatctaaaaaaaaagtagggaaataaattttaatttttaatttttaatttttttaaaaactataactCTAAGTGTCCCtcataagaaataattttaaagaaagaagaataaaacttttaaatttttaattaaaaaaaaattaaagcatgagaataaatttaggaatcaaaattatattttaaaataatttatttttaaaaaaataaaaaaaaaatgaaaaaaaaaagaataaaaaaataaaaagaattgaaggtGTTGTAAGaatgttttccttttgtcCTTTGggaaatttttattcttctttttgggACTCTCAAACCATCCGTCGGCAAAACAAGCCAAAAtgccttttcatttatttccataattccatttatttaatttaaaaaaaaacaacaacaaaataatatatatatatattttaatatataaccACAATTTTATTTGACCAAAAAGGTTTTCTTTAGTATCATTTGACCTAAAAgttacataaatataattaaaataacgtcataaataaaatgataataataaattaacataaataaaaacttatttaaatgtagaaattaacataaattaaagaaaaatggttgaattaaACCGACAATGAAATTTaggtttatatatattaatgtaatttggttgaaaatgtAAGGACAAAATcgtaagaaataaaaataatgtaattataaaaaagttgaccaaaaagagtttttatttttatttttcttattattattattttgtttgatgtgATAAGAGGCACGTTTCTTTTTTAGCCCATTaccaaaaagacaaaaatacaaatatgttccaatttacttttataacCCCAACTTTTTGGTTTCactcaataataaataaaaacattatatatttatattataataataataacaaacatTATACATAAGGTATACATGGATTGAATTAGGTTGGAGATGTCTTCTGGACCCGAACAACCCAAATAGAGTTCATAATTTAGATTGGGTACTTAACACAAAtacatattacattaataactaaaatttcataaaactcaaatatcaaacatccACATGTCACAGTGTAtattaggttgggttgggttgcgttgtaactctatttttcaaGTGGGTCGAGTTgactcaataaaaaaaaagaaattaacttATAAACTAATTCGAGTTTtcgattttctaaaaattcaattcaacccaaaaaatatcacataatgatattatatttagtTATAGGTTCCTTTTATCAATGCAATATTTAGTGGCATGACTTTGTCTCTGGTGTGAGTCACTCAACTTGGCACATAGAAGCATTCGACTTATCATTATCATGATGTGACATCTTTCGTTATCTTACgttattgtaattttatttagggGTTAGGTTTGTGccttccaaaaaaataatttttttatggtaTATAggagtttaatttatttttcataattcgtttttatatgttttttattttaaaaaatgaaatttttttatgcactATTAACATATTTATGTAGGATCTTATTTTTG carries:
- the LOC111794943 gene encoding formin-like protein 6; protein product: MRAHRLSFFIFFLSLFTSFIGAFSLLRDSAISTRRILHQPLFPIGSEPPPDIELTPPPPPPDSPSDVPPFFHDPPTTQDQTQPPPPSTNGTMPIPAATAQQSKPTKTVAIAISVGIVTLGMLSALAFFLYRHRAKHPGESQKLVGGSNPERFPEDSRAPPSSFFYIGTVEPSQSSVVEQNGANGANSSPYRKLNSIKMSDRYRPSPELQPLPPLPKPPMAMSPPALSSSDDESQNTAFHTPQCSSIVSHDDGYFSPASRRSNSVKSCSTASFKNDHMNSNAPPIPHSKRTSPKSRFSVSSTKRNTSQPQPPPPPPPPRPLDDLREIPNSKETMPFSSTRPKFSKPPPPPNLALLQTISNSATYPQIQKTAAPPPPPPPPPPPPPPPPRPPPHPGSYSTPQKLGLSETRMAPVTPPDSSKSQSYSTARTNSSSKSTPTSAPANSAKEDVVERINSMERLESEDTEGSKPRLKPLHWDKVRATSDRATVWDQLKSSSFQLNEDMMETLFGFNSANSVPKEATRKSVLPPVEKENRVLDPKKSQNIAILLRALNVTRDEVIEALQDGNPEGFGTELLETLVKMAPTKEEEIKLREYCGDGSKLGTAERFLKAVLEVPFAFRRVEAMLYRANFDSEVKYLRKSFQTLEVASEELKNSRLFLKLLEAVLKTGNRMNVGTNRGDAKSFKLETLLKLVDIKGTDGKTTLLHFVVQEIIRSEGGADSTSDNLQPRSQSKIEDEFRKQGLQVVAGLSRDLSNVKKAAGMDSDVLSSYVTKLEMGLEKVRMVLQFEKPGMHGKFFDSMKTFLKEAEEEIVRIKDDERKALSLVKAVTEYFHGDAAKEGAHPFRIFMIVRDFLTILDQVCKEVGRMQDGVMVGAARSFRISATASLPVLSRYNVKHDRSSDEDSSSP